The sequence below is a genomic window from bacterium.
GAAGATCTGGTGCTGGAAAAAGTACCTTGCTTTATCAAATTAGCTTATTAGATCACCCTACGTCAGGTGAGATTTTTATCGATGGATTAGATTCGCACAACCTCTCCAGTGAAGATAGAATTAAGTTTAGACTTCACAAACTTGGATACGTGTTTCAAGATTATGCGCTTTTGCCTGACTTAACCGCAAAAGAGAATGTTGCTGTTCCATTAATTATGCAAGGATACGAGAAGGATGCTGCATATAAAATAGCGGAAGAACATTTAACAGAGGTTGGCTTAGCACTTAAGTTTAATAATTTACCTGCAAAATTATCAGGAGGAGAGCAACAAAGAGTTTCTATTGCTCGTGCTATTGCTCATGAACCAACAATTCTTTTTGCTGATGAACCAACGGCGAACCTAGACTCAGAATCATCGCAAATGATTATTCAAATTTTTATGGAATTGAATAAAAAAGGACAAACTATTGTGATGGTTACTCATGAAGATGAGTACGGAAAGAT
It includes:
- a CDS encoding ABC transporter ATP-binding protein; the protein is MTKLKEEEIINKVQHSAKESILIGDSWKGKVCQIGDYIIKTKGLTKTFLDGSKETTVLKGVDLNIKCGEFVSIMGRSGAGKSTLLYQISLLDHPTSGEIFIDGLDSHNLSSEDRIKFRLHKLGYVFQDYALLPDLTAKENVAVPLIMQGYEKDAAYKIAEEHLTEVGLALKFNNLPAKLSGGEQQRVSIARAIAHEPTILFADEPTANLDSESSQMIIQIFMELNKKGQTIVMVTHEDEYGKMSDRIIKMKDGLIV